A genomic region of Mycobacterium sp. Aquia_213 contains the following coding sequences:
- a CDS encoding acyl-CoA synthetase: protein MNLFAMLEQAASRFPDRGAVYEGNRSVCTWVELRDRVLRLAASIRQQYGAGARIAIATHNRPEIVELMFAIWAAECVVVPINYKLHPREMAQILEDADASQVFASSTIGAGLASITATATEFIESEDYSRRFGTAPATPPPTDPAALAWLFYTSGTTGRSKGAMLSHRNLTAMTVAHLADIDAPDEDCSLVHAAPMSHGSGLYVLPYVLRGARQVVPSSGAFDPDEFLDLCAHHPAASAFLAPTMVQRLVDTGRSRPANLKTIVYGGGPMYVESLRKAIKAFGPIFAQIYGQGESPMTITGLRGVDHESDDDAILGSVGYARSGMEVAVLRTDGHPAPVGEIGEIVCRGDAVMSGYWHNPGATDATLKDGWLYTGDMGSFDARGFLTLRDRSKDVVISGGSNIYPREVEEVLLEHPGVSEACVVGTPDAEWGEVVVAFIVGAVEPAALDAHLLRRIARFKRPKRYEFVDELPKNSYGKVLKRELRASLAQ, encoded by the coding sequence ATGAATCTGTTCGCGATGCTCGAGCAGGCCGCGAGCCGGTTTCCCGATCGCGGCGCAGTGTATGAGGGTAATCGTTCGGTGTGCACGTGGGTTGAGTTGCGGGACCGGGTGTTACGTCTGGCCGCGTCGATCCGGCAACAGTACGGGGCGGGTGCTCGTATCGCGATCGCGACCCACAACCGCCCCGAGATCGTCGAGTTGATGTTTGCGATCTGGGCCGCCGAGTGCGTCGTCGTCCCGATCAACTACAAGCTGCATCCGCGCGAGATGGCGCAGATCCTCGAGGATGCGGACGCCTCGCAGGTATTCGCCTCCTCGACCATCGGCGCCGGACTCGCATCGATTACCGCGACAGCGACGGAATTCATTGAATCCGAGGACTATTCGCGGCGATTCGGCACCGCCCCAGCGACGCCGCCGCCCACCGATCCGGCGGCGCTGGCGTGGCTGTTCTACACCAGCGGGACCACCGGCCGATCCAAGGGCGCGATGCTGTCGCACCGCAACCTGACGGCGATGACCGTCGCGCACCTTGCCGACATCGACGCTCCGGACGAGGACTGCAGCCTCGTGCACGCGGCACCGATGTCGCACGGCTCCGGCCTATACGTCCTGCCGTACGTGCTGCGCGGCGCCCGTCAGGTAGTGCCCTCCTCGGGTGCGTTCGATCCCGACGAGTTCCTCGATCTCTGCGCGCACCACCCGGCCGCCAGCGCATTTCTGGCCCCGACGATGGTGCAACGGCTCGTCGATACGGGCCGCAGTCGTCCGGCCAATCTCAAGACGATCGTCTACGGCGGCGGGCCCATGTACGTCGAAAGCCTGCGGAAGGCGATTAAGGCCTTCGGACCGATCTTCGCCCAGATTTACGGGCAGGGCGAGTCCCCGATGACCATCACCGGGTTGCGCGGCGTCGATCACGAGTCGGACGACGACGCGATTCTGGGTTCGGTCGGTTATGCGCGCTCGGGGATGGAGGTCGCGGTGCTGCGCACCGATGGCCACCCGGCGCCGGTCGGTGAGATTGGCGAGATCGTATGCCGCGGCGACGCGGTCATGTCCGGATATTGGCACAATCCCGGCGCGACCGATGCCACGCTCAAAGATGGCTGGCTCTACACCGGCGACATGGGGTCGTTCGACGCGCGCGGTTTTCTCACCCTGCGTGATCGGTCGAAAGATGTTGTCATCAGCGGCGGGAGCAACATCTACCCCCGGGAGGTGGAGGAGGTCCTGCTCGAGCACCCCGGAGTGTCGGAGGCGTGCGTGGTGGGCACACCCGACGCCGAGTGGGGCGAGGTGGTGGTCGCGTTCATCGTCGGCGCGGTCGAACCCGCGGCATTGGACGCGCATCTGCTGCGGCGCATCGCCCGCTTCAAACGGCCCAAGCGCTACGAATTCGTCGACGAGCTACCAAAAAACAGCTACGGCAAGGTGCTCAAGCGGGAGCTGCGCGCCAGCCTGGCGCAGTGA
- a CDS encoding SRPBCC family protein, translated as MSLWTAHSEHALSEDVPAPPDAVRDFYVDLDNIKLVHPLIVSVESLSRNETTDGYRQSYRVVDRIPLGPFTMQITYQACLHVRRAGYVLTEADQSPGVKLRGTVIFEPIEAGTRVTERIRISAPRLLAPMTKRKGIKAHTAMLAGIRSHFESARPVED; from the coding sequence ATGAGCTTGTGGACCGCCCACTCCGAACATGCGCTGTCCGAAGACGTGCCCGCGCCGCCAGACGCGGTGCGCGACTTCTACGTCGATCTGGACAACATCAAACTGGTGCACCCGCTGATCGTGTCGGTGGAGTCGTTGTCCCGCAACGAAACCACGGACGGCTACCGGCAAAGCTACCGGGTGGTGGATCGAATTCCATTGGGGCCCTTCACTATGCAGATCACCTACCAGGCGTGCCTGCATGTTCGGCGGGCCGGCTACGTGCTTACCGAGGCCGACCAGTCCCCCGGGGTGAAGCTGCGCGGAACCGTGATTTTCGAGCCGATCGAGGCCGGTACCCGCGTCACCGAGCGGATCCGGATTTCCGCGCCCCGGCTGCTGGCCCCGATGACGAAGCGCAAAGGCATCAAGGCCCACACCGCCATGCTGGCCGGGATCCGAAGCCACTTCGAATCCGCCCGGCCCGTCGAGGATTAG
- a CDS encoding SMP-30/gluconolactonase/LRE family protein has protein sequence MAISTQPSRYAAPHPVDVAQGWELERVTAPSRLFGANGLRTGPDGRIYIAQVTGSQISALDHRTGEVVTASPKGGDIVAPDDVAFDASGNLYATEVMDGRVSVRDTSGRTRVLRDDVPSANGITVHRDRLFIGECREGGRLLEFDLAGGPPRVLLENVPSPNAMEVGPDGLLYFPVMGANEIWRIDPDGGEPQCVASDLGVPDSVKFDAQGYLVSTQVASGQVLRIDPRSGEQRLLAQLNPGLDNCTFVGDQLFVSNFTGEITEISPNGTTRSVLAGGLNWPMDLAVGHDGQLYIADGTYFYVALPDGSLHTAGMLFSPGYPGFLRGVVAIGPDEFVVTTSGGQVSRYRPEASETEVLADGFDQLYGVALSPGGVVFAELGTGRVLSLQSGTIQVLASDLREPVGIAIDTDGTCLVAEAGAGRVVRVNASRIDTVVADLQRPQGILVQGGVLYVVDAGAKELIAFELAGGARRTIASGLPVGPPPGVTPKPLRGMPPFSGPQGPFAGITAAADGTLYISADGDGSVLALRQTRDGG, from the coding sequence ATGGCCATCTCAACGCAGCCCTCGCGGTACGCGGCGCCACATCCAGTCGACGTCGCGCAGGGCTGGGAACTCGAACGGGTCACCGCGCCCAGTCGGCTGTTCGGCGCCAACGGTTTGCGCACCGGGCCGGACGGTCGCATCTACATCGCCCAGGTGACCGGCAGTCAGATCAGCGCGCTGGATCACCGCACCGGGGAAGTGGTGACCGCCAGCCCCAAGGGCGGCGACATCGTGGCGCCCGACGACGTCGCGTTCGACGCCAGCGGCAACTTGTACGCGACCGAGGTGATGGATGGCCGGGTCAGCGTGCGCGACACCAGCGGTCGAACTCGGGTGTTGCGTGACGATGTGCCATCGGCCAACGGCATCACTGTCCACCGGGACCGGTTGTTCATCGGCGAATGCCGGGAGGGTGGCCGGCTGCTCGAGTTCGATCTGGCGGGCGGGCCGCCCCGGGTGCTCCTAGAGAACGTGCCGTCACCGAATGCGATGGAGGTCGGCCCGGACGGCCTGCTGTACTTCCCGGTGATGGGCGCCAACGAAATCTGGCGTATCGACCCCGACGGCGGTGAGCCGCAGTGTGTCGCAAGCGATCTCGGTGTGCCCGACTCGGTCAAGTTTGATGCGCAGGGCTACCTCGTCTCGACACAGGTGGCGAGCGGACAGGTGCTGCGCATCGATCCCCGCAGCGGCGAACAGCGTCTGCTCGCCCAGCTGAACCCGGGGCTGGACAACTGCACCTTCGTCGGCGACCAGCTGTTCGTCTCCAACTTCACCGGCGAGATCACCGAGATATCACCAAACGGCACAACACGATCCGTGTTGGCAGGTGGACTCAACTGGCCGATGGACCTGGCGGTGGGCCACGACGGACAGCTCTACATCGCCGACGGCACGTACTTCTACGTCGCCCTGCCCGACGGGTCCTTACACACTGCGGGAATGCTCTTCAGCCCCGGCTATCCCGGATTCCTGCGCGGCGTTGTGGCAATCGGACCCGACGAGTTCGTCGTCACGACGTCCGGCGGTCAGGTCAGCCGCTACCGGCCCGAAGCCAGCGAAACCGAGGTGCTGGCAGACGGTTTCGACCAGCTCTACGGAGTCGCCCTGAGCCCCGGTGGTGTGGTATTCGCGGAATTGGGCACCGGGCGGGTGCTGTCGCTGCAGTCGGGGACTATCCAGGTGCTGGCGTCGGACCTACGCGAGCCGGTCGGCATCGCGATCGATACCGACGGGACCTGCCTGGTCGCGGAGGCCGGAGCGGGACGGGTGGTCCGGGTGAACGCGTCGAGGATCGACACCGTGGTCGCCGATCTGCAACGCCCACAGGGGATTCTGGTCCAGGGCGGTGTGCTCTACGTCGTCGATGCCGGCGCCAAGGAGCTGATCGCGTTCGAGCTGGCCGGCGGCGCGCGGCGCACGATCGCGTCCGGGCTGCCGGTCGGTCCCCCGCCCGGTGTGACACCCAAACCGCTGCGCGGCATGCCACCGTTCTCCGGACCGCAGGGCCCATTCGCCGGGATCACCGCGGCGGCTGACGGGACGCTCTACATCTCGGCCGACGGCGATGGCAGCGTGCTGGCACTGCGCCAAACGAGGGACGGCGGCTGA
- a CDS encoding SDR family NAD(P)-dependent oxidoreductase, translating to MDDHADLLGLDGRIVVVSGAGGGGIGTTVTAMTARAGATVIAVSRSKENLEEHIAPLASQGLAVIPVAADASTDEGIAAVIDHARRAEGSLYGLVNVAGGAQPATWMPSTRVTRGDWRKIFADNLETAFFMSQAVASELVAQQQRGSIVSISSISGMNTAPFHIAYGTAKAAITAMTRTMALELALAGIRVNAVAPGVTETAASRTYVDEDPERDRQAIAMGRRGRPEEQAGAILFLLSEMSSYITGQTLLVDGGLDLKWSHLDADNTSLFLHDESFRAAIRRM from the coding sequence ATGGACGATCACGCGGACCTTCTAGGGCTCGACGGTCGCATCGTGGTGGTTTCCGGTGCTGGCGGGGGCGGCATCGGCACGACCGTCACGGCCATGACCGCCCGGGCCGGAGCGACGGTGATCGCGGTCAGCCGGTCGAAGGAAAATCTGGAGGAGCACATCGCTCCGCTGGCGAGTCAGGGGCTGGCCGTAATCCCCGTCGCGGCCGACGCGTCGACCGACGAGGGCATCGCTGCGGTGATCGACCACGCGCGCCGCGCCGAGGGCAGCCTGTACGGGTTGGTCAATGTCGCCGGCGGCGCCCAGCCGGCGACGTGGATGCCGTCGACCCGGGTGACGCGCGGCGACTGGCGCAAGATCTTTGCCGACAATCTCGAAACGGCATTCTTCATGAGCCAGGCCGTCGCGAGTGAACTCGTCGCGCAGCAACAGCGGGGATCGATCGTGTCGATCTCATCAATCAGCGGCATGAACACCGCGCCGTTTCACATCGCCTACGGGACAGCCAAGGCCGCGATCACGGCAATGACCCGCACGATGGCCCTCGAGTTGGCGCTGGCGGGAATTCGGGTGAACGCGGTGGCGCCCGGCGTTACCGAGACGGCGGCCTCGCGCACCTATGTCGACGAGGACCCCGAGCGGGACCGGCAGGCAATCGCGATGGGCCGGCGCGGGCGCCCCGAGGAGCAGGCCGGCGCGATCCTGTTTCTGCTCTCCGAGATGTCGAGTTATATCACCGGCCAGACGCTGCTTGTCGACGGTGGGCTGGACCTCAAGTGGAGCCATCTCGACGCCGACAACACGTCGCTTTTCCTGCATGACGAATCCTTCCGTGCGGCGATTAGGAGGATGTGA
- a CDS encoding nuclear transport factor 2 family protein: MGSATEVGTGIVERYLKCLTEHDWDGLATTVADEGLTREGPFCDLIEGKAHYLAYLRRILTTLQGHRLEVRRISHVNERVSYVELTESFEIDGAAVSWPECILFEQDADGLISHVSVFFKQRGADKA; the protein is encoded by the coding sequence ATGGGCAGCGCGACCGAAGTCGGCACCGGCATCGTTGAGCGGTACCTCAAATGCCTGACGGAACACGATTGGGATGGCCTGGCCACCACCGTCGCCGACGAGGGCCTGACTCGCGAGGGTCCGTTCTGCGATCTGATCGAGGGCAAGGCGCACTACCTCGCCTACCTACGCAGGATCCTCACCACCCTGCAGGGGCACCGGCTCGAGGTCCGACGGATCTCGCACGTGAACGAGCGGGTGTCCTACGTCGAGCTGACCGAGTCGTTCGAGATCGACGGCGCGGCGGTCTCGTGGCCGGAATGCATCCTGTTCGAGCAGGACGCCGACGGGCTGATCTCGCATGTCAGCGTGTTTTTCAAGCAGCGCGGCGCCGACAAGGCCTAA
- a CDS encoding GntR family transcriptional regulator, translating into MPQAIAGDHRYLQIARTLRKEIVDGVYPVGSQLPTEHQLCERFAVSRYTVREALRRLREDNLVASRPRAGTRVVPRPASSSYAQDAMSIDDLLAFAAGAQLTIESNAMVTIDDELAARTGLEVGTQWLSVRGYRQADGASVPMCRTEYYISRSFAAVGRLLQRHVGPIFPLIEDLFGVSVAQLHQEIAAVQLSPELADGLGVGAGTAALQMRRTYTTSDGEVAQVTINTHLSSRFRYAMTMRRVPGQAG; encoded by the coding sequence ATGCCCCAGGCCATCGCCGGCGATCACCGCTACCTACAGATCGCACGCACACTGCGTAAGGAGATCGTCGACGGCGTTTACCCGGTGGGCTCACAGCTGCCGACCGAGCACCAGTTGTGCGAGCGCTTCGCGGTGAGCCGCTACACCGTTCGCGAAGCGCTGCGCCGGCTGCGAGAGGACAACCTGGTCGCGTCTCGGCCGCGGGCGGGCACCCGGGTAGTTCCCCGGCCGGCATCGAGTTCCTATGCCCAGGACGCGATGTCGATCGATGACCTCCTTGCGTTCGCGGCCGGCGCACAGCTGACCATCGAATCCAATGCGATGGTCACGATCGACGACGAGCTCGCGGCTCGCACCGGACTCGAGGTCGGCACCCAGTGGCTCTCGGTACGCGGCTACCGGCAGGCCGACGGCGCGTCGGTGCCGATGTGCCGAACGGAGTACTACATCAGCCGAAGTTTCGCCGCGGTCGGCAGGCTGCTGCAACGTCATGTCGGCCCCATTTTTCCGTTGATCGAGGATCTGTTCGGCGTGAGTGTCGCGCAGTTGCACCAGGAGATCGCCGCCGTGCAGTTGTCGCCGGAACTGGCCGACGGCCTGGGCGTTGGAGCAGGGACGGCTGCCCTGCAGATGCGGCGCACCTACACAACCTCCGACGGCGAGGTGGCCCAAGTAACGATCAATACCCACCTGTCGTCCAGGTTTCGGTACGCGATGACGATGCGTCGCGTACCGGGTCAGGCCGGTTGA
- a CDS encoding SDR family NAD(P)-dependent oxidoreductase, whose translation MGEMQVAIVTGASSGIGLGCATKLAELGMAVVGTARDAGRLAELEKAINDPDRVATLAVDLTDDDAPQRIVDLAVERWGHIDFLINNAGVGSPKPLHETDDETLDYFLGLMLRAPFRLARDVLPHMSPGSAIINVTSTFAVVGGLRGGAYSAAKGGLTALTTHIACQYGASGIRCNAVAPGVTVTPMVEKRLEDERFRKINTEMTPHQRLGRIDDIASTVAFLCSPGGSFINGQTIVVDGGWSSTKYLSEFALTSQWIER comes from the coding sequence ATGGGTGAGATGCAGGTCGCAATCGTCACGGGAGCAAGCAGCGGGATCGGCTTGGGCTGCGCCACAAAACTCGCCGAGCTGGGGATGGCGGTCGTGGGCACGGCCCGCGACGCAGGTCGGCTCGCCGAACTGGAAAAGGCGATCAACGATCCGGATCGGGTCGCCACGCTTGCTGTCGACTTGACCGACGATGACGCGCCGCAACGCATCGTCGATCTCGCGGTCGAGAGATGGGGTCACATCGACTTCTTGATCAACAACGCCGGAGTGGGTAGCCCCAAACCATTGCACGAGACCGACGACGAAACCCTGGACTACTTCCTGGGTTTGATGCTGCGGGCGCCGTTTCGGCTGGCGCGCGACGTGTTGCCGCACATGTCACCTGGTTCGGCGATCATCAACGTGACATCGACTTTCGCGGTCGTCGGCGGCCTGCGCGGCGGCGCCTACTCTGCCGCCAAGGGCGGGTTGACCGCGCTGACCACGCACATCGCCTGCCAGTACGGCGCATCCGGCATCCGCTGCAATGCCGTCGCGCCCGGGGTGACGGTGACGCCGATGGTCGAAAAGCGCTTGGAGGACGAGCGATTCCGCAAGATCAACACCGAGATGACCCCCCATCAGCGGCTGGGCCGCATCGACGACATCGCCAGCACCGTCGCCTTCCTGTGCTCGCCGGGCGGAAGTTTCATCAACGGCCAGACGATCGTCGTGGACGGCGGATGGAGTTCGACGAAGTATCTGTCGGAGTTCGCGTTGACATCGCAGTGGATCGAGCGATGA
- a CDS encoding NDMA-dependent alcohol dehydrogenase encodes MIRGVGRDWEIDEIVLDPPRAGEVLVRMAVAGICHSDDHLFTGDVVPTPEVVAASGHPAPDWFPLLGGHEGAGVVAEVGPGVTSVQPGDHVALSFIPACGSCRFCVNGQSYICDIGASLFVREMPTDGTCRRHLGDENVLAYGQLGTFAEYAVLSERSVIKIDDAIPFHAASLVSCGVSTGWGSATISADTEPGDTVVVIGAGGVGMNALQGARAVGAKYVVAVDPVESKRDSAKIFGATHSAASAQEAIPLVKEITAGLMADRVIVCPGVVHVDLLPLAMTLLRKGGVCVLTGITPYTEPPVGLVLQDMTVSAKQLRGALYGGMNPRTSVPMLLSLYQAGALKLDELVTRHYQLDQINEAFVDLREGRNIRGIIDFAGF; translated from the coding sequence GTGATTCGCGGGGTCGGCAGGGACTGGGAGATCGACGAAATCGTTCTTGATCCGCCCCGCGCCGGTGAGGTCCTGGTAAGGATGGCCGTCGCCGGCATCTGCCACTCCGATGACCATCTGTTCACCGGCGATGTGGTGCCGACCCCCGAGGTGGTGGCCGCGAGCGGTCACCCCGCGCCGGACTGGTTTCCGCTGCTCGGTGGTCACGAGGGTGCCGGTGTCGTCGCGGAAGTCGGGCCCGGCGTGACGTCCGTGCAACCGGGGGATCACGTTGCGCTCTCCTTCATTCCGGCGTGCGGCAGTTGCCGGTTCTGCGTGAACGGTCAGAGCTACATCTGCGATATCGGCGCGAGCCTGTTCGTCCGGGAGATGCCCACCGACGGAACCTGCCGCCGGCATCTCGGCGACGAAAACGTATTGGCCTATGGCCAACTCGGCACATTTGCCGAATATGCGGTGCTGTCGGAAAGGTCGGTCATCAAGATCGACGACGCGATCCCTTTCCATGCCGCATCCCTCGTCTCGTGCGGGGTCAGCACCGGCTGGGGTTCCGCGACGATCTCGGCAGACACCGAACCCGGCGATACCGTCGTCGTCATCGGCGCCGGTGGTGTCGGGATGAATGCCCTGCAAGGAGCGCGCGCCGTCGGCGCAAAATACGTCGTTGCGGTGGATCCGGTTGAGTCCAAGCGGGATTCGGCCAAGATCTTCGGTGCCACGCATAGCGCCGCCTCCGCGCAGGAAGCGATACCGCTGGTCAAAGAGATCACCGCGGGCCTGATGGCGGACCGCGTCATCGTCTGTCCCGGTGTTGTGCATGTGGACTTGCTCCCGCTGGCGATGACGCTGCTGCGCAAAGGCGGCGTCTGCGTGCTCACCGGTATCACTCCGTACACCGAGCCCCCGGTTGGGTTGGTCCTGCAAGACATGACGGTGTCGGCCAAACAGCTCAGGGGAGCGCTGTACGGCGGGATGAATCCGCGCACCAGCGTGCCGATGCTGTTGTCGTTGTATCAGGCGGGCGCTTTGAAACTCGACGAGTTGGTCACCCGCCACTACCAACTCGACCAGATCAACGAGGCGTTCGTGGACCTGCGCGAGGGCCGCAACATTCGCGGCATCATCGATTTCGCCGGCTTCTAA
- a CDS encoding AMP-binding protein, with the protein MHTTLADSLRTAAEMSPRRIVLVDKDIRLGCATLYAQASALAAALLARVPTGSVVSFMLPNWHEAAVIYLAATLAGMVVNPILPSLRDHDLRFILEDANTAMIFVPGQYGGHDYARMLERVTAAMSPAPAVVVVRGDAGPHTPYPTLLEPPRDATLPALDPDSVRMILYTSGTTSRPKGVLHTHNSIHALICQIRDHWTVEPGDTFLVPSPVAHIGGSIYAFECPVLLGTTAVLMDRWDPSEAVALMDAQRCTHMAGATPFLQQLLAAAERTQTHLPDLKVFICGGASVSPSLIRRAAQYFDHAVVTRVYGCTEVPVATVGAPGPDEADRAADTDGRPGIAEIKLVPHEAAPAGDGEICVRGPQMLLGYRHPEDGADSFDPAGFFRTGDLGRWVSAGSDDRYLVVTGRAKDIIIRSGENISAKEVEDLLADHPGIAEIAVVGLPDPRTGERACAVIVPAGTANPDVASLLALLVSKGVAKFKAPEQVVIADALPKNDAGKVLKHQIRASLTHAQTKDG; encoded by the coding sequence GTGCACACCACGCTCGCGGATTCCCTGCGCACCGCCGCGGAAATGTCGCCTCGGCGGATAGTGCTGGTGGACAAGGATATTCGGCTGGGCTGTGCCACACTGTACGCACAGGCCAGCGCGCTGGCGGCCGCCCTGCTGGCGCGCGTGCCGACGGGCAGCGTCGTGTCGTTCATGCTGCCGAATTGGCACGAGGCCGCCGTCATTTATCTGGCCGCGACACTGGCCGGAATGGTGGTGAACCCGATCCTGCCGTCGCTGCGCGACCACGACCTGCGTTTCATCCTCGAAGACGCCAACACCGCAATGATTTTCGTCCCAGGCCAATATGGCGGACACGACTACGCGAGGATGCTTGAACGCGTGACTGCCGCGATGAGCCCGGCGCCGGCCGTGGTGGTGGTGCGGGGTGACGCCGGTCCGCACACGCCGTACCCGACCCTGCTGGAACCGCCGCGGGATGCGACACTTCCGGCCCTGGACCCCGATTCCGTGCGGATGATCCTGTACACATCCGGTACCACCAGCCGCCCGAAAGGCGTCCTGCACACTCATAATTCGATACATGCCCTGATCTGCCAGATTCGCGACCACTGGACCGTTGAACCGGGCGACACGTTCCTGGTCCCGTCACCGGTCGCCCATATCGGCGGCTCGATCTATGCGTTCGAATGCCCGGTATTGCTGGGCACGACCGCGGTGCTGATGGATAGGTGGGATCCATCAGAGGCGGTCGCATTGATGGACGCGCAGCGGTGTACCCACATGGCCGGGGCCACACCCTTCCTGCAGCAGCTGTTGGCTGCCGCCGAGCGCACCCAAACCCACCTGCCCGACTTGAAAGTGTTCATCTGCGGCGGCGCATCCGTATCGCCGTCGCTGATCCGGCGCGCCGCGCAGTATTTCGACCACGCGGTGGTCACCCGGGTGTACGGATGCACGGAAGTGCCGGTCGCGACGGTCGGCGCTCCGGGGCCCGACGAAGCCGATCGCGCGGCGGACACCGACGGCAGGCCCGGGATCGCGGAGATCAAGCTCGTGCCGCACGAGGCCGCGCCGGCCGGCGACGGGGAGATCTGTGTGCGCGGCCCGCAGATGCTGCTGGGCTACCGTCATCCCGAAGACGGCGCCGATTCTTTCGATCCCGCAGGCTTTTTCCGCACCGGGGACCTTGGGCGCTGGGTCTCAGCCGGTTCCGATGACCGGTACCTCGTCGTGACCGGCCGGGCCAAGGACATCATCATCCGCAGCGGTGAGAACATCTCGGCCAAGGAGGTCGAGGACCTGCTCGCCGACCATCCCGGCATCGCCGAAATCGCGGTCGTCGGGCTGCCCGACCCGCGCACCGGAGAGCGGGCATGTGCGGTGATCGTTCCCGCGGGCACGGCCAACCCGGACGTCGCGAGCCTGCTTGCGCTGCTGGTGAGCAAGGGCGTCGCCAAATTCAAGGCGCCGGAACAGGTCGTGATCGCCGATGCCCTGCCGAAGAACGACGCGGGCAAGGTTCTCAAGCATCAGATCCGGGCGTCTTTAACGCACGCGCAGACGAAGGATGGGTGA